A DNA window from Arachis duranensis cultivar V14167 chromosome 3, aradu.V14167.gnm2.J7QH, whole genome shotgun sequence contains the following coding sequences:
- the LOC107481520 gene encoding bidirectional sugar transporter N3-like → MAVPIDHPRAAFIFGILGNVISFFAFLSPLKTFKRIWKRKSTEGFQSLPYVVALFSCIVWLYYATLKTNVFLLVTINSFGCAIEIIYILIYMIYADKRARYFCIAQFVAMNVMCLPTIILGTYFKLHGLVRVKVVGLICVIISTCVFVAPLSILVKVIRTKSVEFMPILLSSILTVSAIMWFCYGIFLKDIWITIPNVVGFTLGLIQMVVYLIYRGRGER, encoded by the exons ATGGCTGTTCCAATAGACCACCCTCGTGCAGCATTTATTTTTGGGATACTAG GCAACGTGATTTCCTTCTTCGCGTTTTTATCACCCTT GAAAACATTTAAGCGAATATGGAAAAGGAAATCGACGGAAGGCTTCCAATCATTGCCTTACGTTGTTGCATTATTCAGCTGCATTGTATGGTTATACTATGCCACACTCAAAACCAACGTTTTTCTTCTCGTTACCATTAACTCATTTGGATGTGCCATAGAGATTATTTACATTTTAATCTACATGATCTATGCAGACAAGCGTGCCAGg TATTTTTGCATAGCACAATTTGTGGCTATGAATGTGATGTGCTTGCCTACGATCATTCTGGGGACGTATTTTAAGCTACATGGTTTGGTTCGCGTCAAAGTTGTTGGACTCATATGTGTAATAATTTCAACGTGTGTCTTTGTAGCACCCCTAAGCATTTTG GTAAAGGTTATACGTACAAAGAGCGTAGAGTTTATGCCCATCCTTTTGTCAAGCATTCTCACAGTTAGTGCCATAATGTGGTTTTGTTACGGTATTTTTCTCAAGGACATATGGATTACC ATACCAAACGTGGTGGGTTTTACGTTGGGGTTAATACAGATGGtggtatatttaatttataggGGACGTGGGGAACGTTAA
- the LOC107481730 gene encoding probable U3 small nucleolar RNA-associated protein 11 (The sequence of the model RefSeq protein was modified relative to this genomic sequence to represent the inferred CDS: added 56 bases not found in genome assembly): MSSLRNAIPRRAHKERAQPSSRKKFGLLEKHKDYVERAKAFHKKEDTIRRLREKAANRNEDEFYFKMIKTKVVDGVHKPESDANKYTQEELLLMKTQDIGYILQKLQSERKKIEKLNATLHCTDNQRPNKHVFFAEDREEAKELQSQNLRREVHLPLTSDDLPTNIKRKIAKSYKELEARKTRLSQLEKIYLDMSMQKELKKKGKKRKLREDELVTPAPKSVYKWHAERKR; the protein is encoded by the exons GTCCTCGAGGAAAAAATTTGGCTTGCTTGAGAAGCACAAAGACTATGTTGAGCGTGCAAAAGCATTCCACAAGAAAGAGGACACCATACGG AGGCTTAGGGAAAAAGCGGCAAACAGAAACGAAGATGAATTTTACTTTAAGATGATCAAGACAAAAGTCGTTGATGGAGTTCATAAACCAGA GAGTGATGCAAACAAGTATACCCAAGAAGAACTTCTGCTGATGAAAACACAGGATATAGGATATATTCTTCAAAAGCTTCAGAGTGAGAGAAAG AAAATTGAGAAGCTGAATGCCACTCTGCACTGTACTGATAATCAACGGCCAAATAAGCATGTCTTCTTTGCTGAGGACAG GGAAGAGGCAAAAGAGTTACAATCACAAAATCTAAGAAGAGAAgttcatcttcctcttacttCCGATGATCTTCCTACGAACATTAAGAG AAAGATTGCCAAATCCTATAAAGAGCTGGAAGCGAGGAAGACTAGACTCAGCCAGCTCGAGAAAATCTACTTGGACATGTCAATGCAGAAAGAGTTGAAG AAAAAGGGTAAGAAGCGCAAACTACGAGAAGACGAGCTTGTCACTCCAGCCCCTAAATCGGTATACAAGTGGCATGCTGAAAGAAAGCGCTGA
- the LOC107481729 gene encoding LOW QUALITY PROTEIN: bZIP transcription factor 12 (The sequence of the model RefSeq protein was modified relative to this genomic sequence to represent the inferred CDS: substituted 1 base at 1 genomic stop codon) — translation MASSKIVTTNTDLPRDSSSSSSSSSSSSSSAAAASSNYYSLLHNQNLHYYSNSSVVMDDLLNSIYTTTTTTTSHPSNPSSSPPPPPKTVDDVWKDMILTHSHRDSTHHNHHPFEEMTLEAFLSKNAAVTDDDVTAVAPLHNHHPVPHQFPQVPAVEGSSSSAAEPFANGIDAAVASGVPAPSSSSGGGGGGGGGGAAAVAKGKRRAVEEPVDKATLQKXRRMIKNRESAARSRERKQAYTSDLESNVQQLEIENARLLSEEAEKKKKRLKELLEFVIPVVEKRKPKKLLRTNSVQSL, via the exons ATGGCGTCGTCGAAGATTGTCACGACGAATACGGATCTGCCACgcgactcttcttcttcatcatcgtcttcttcttcttcttcctcttctgctgctgctgcttcttctaATTATTACTCCCTTCTTCACAATCAAAATCTGCATTATTATTCAAACTCGTCCGTGGTAATGGACGATCTTCTAAACTCCATCTACACCACCACAACAACCACCACCTCTCACCCCTCAAATCCTTCTTCATCCCCTCCTCCTCCGCCCAAAACCGTCGATGATGTCTGGAAAGACATGATCCTAACCCACTCTCACAGAGACTCAACTCACCATAATCACCACCCGTTCGAGGAAATGACCCTTGAGGCTTTCCTCTCAAAAAACGCTGCCGTCACTGATGACGACGTCACCGCTGTTGCtcctcttcataatcatcatcctGTTCCTCATCAGTTCCCGCAGGTGCCCGCCGTTGAAGGCTCATCCTCCTCCGCGGCTGAGCCTTTTGCCAATGGGATTGATGCTGCGGTGGCAAGTGGAGTCCCAGCACCCTCGTCATCATCAGGAGGAGGCGGCGGTGGTGGAGGAGGAGGGGCAGCTGCGGTGGCAAAGGGGAAGAGAAGGGCGGTGGAGGAACCAGTGGACAAGGCCACTCTTCAAAAGTAGAGACGCATGATCAAGAATCGTGAGTCTGCTGCTAGGTCCAGGGAACGCAAGCAG GCTTACACATCTGACCTTGAGTCTAATGTTCAACAGCTGGAGATAGAGAATGCCCGGTTATTGAGTGAAGAG gctgaaaagaaaaagaagagattgAAGGAG CTTCTTGAGTTCGTCATCCCAGTTGTGGAGAAGCGTAAACCAAAAAAGCTTCTAAGAACGAATTCAGTTCAGTCATTGTGA
- the LOC107481519 gene encoding probable helicase MAGATAMA 3, which yields FSIVEILTLFRIWVCFQKQKNSEKEGAAAAGSSSTLVKVKTRYKDVDDYISTYEPLIFEEAKSQIIKEKEDEEVTEWKLGVVKSYTEGDGFHFIEFPCEINEGESISQNDLLLLSKDKFVDGKKLPTVYAFALVENVRKFSETRLLRARLYLAGEFSHYDTDSVKSSPRLFNMRSHICESERQLYFMKMCSLSTIAREYLAVRTIGFLPYKDLILNAVGENSSTEAERWKISISLKEYVESTFNQYQREAIIAGLSPKAFVLIQGPPGTGKTQTILGLLSTILHSSPTRVQSKNGMLELKREVQLPIEEKRKHWGLASPWLNSVNPRDSLMPKDGDDGFFPTTGNELKPEAVTSSRKYRVRILVCAPSNSALDEIVLRVLNGGVHDECDRPYTPNIVRIGLKAHHSIKQVALDELVKGKRVSANKSSTDKQSNGPGGNNDDSVRAALLDEATIVFSTLSFSGSHIFSKLNRSFDVVIIDEAAQAVEPATLVPLANQCKKVFLVGDPAQLPATVISDVAKNHGYGTSLFERLMQAGYPVKMLKTQYRMHPEIRSFPSSEFYEDALVDGDDVKMRTQREWHQYRCFGPFCFFDVHEGKETRPSGSGSWINTEEVDFVLFLYQKLITRYPTLKSGNQVAIISPYRQQVKLFQKRFEETFGVSSQEIVDICTVDGCQGREKDVAIFSCVRASEDKGIGFVEDIRRMNVGITRAKSAVLVVGSASTLRRSKQWNKLVESAEKRDCFFQVSKPYSSFFSDENLTSMKAKIGEQSQNAEMQDVEVPHENAVADADQAQAEDYGDGDGDAEMDDPGDDD from the exons TTCAGCATTGTAGAAATTCTTACACTGTTCCGAATATGGGTCTGTTTTCAGAAGCAGAAAAACAGTGAGAAAGAAGGAGCTGCAGCTGCTGGATCCTCGTCCACGTTGGTCAAAGTGAAGACTCGATACAAAGATGTTGATGACTATATTTCCACTTACGAGCCTCTTATTTTTGAAGAAGCCAAGTCTCAGATTATTAAGgagaaagaagatgaagagg TGACTGAATGGAAGCTGGGGGTGGTGAAGAGTTACACTGAGGGGGATGGCTTTCATTTTATAGAGTTTCCGTGTGAAATAAATGAGGGAGAATCGATATCACAGAATGATCTTTTACTGCTCTCCAAAGATAAG TTTGTGGATGGAAAAAAATTGCCCACTGTATATGCATTTGCTTTGGTGGAGAATGTACGAAAATTTTCTGAAACAAGGCTTCTCCGTGCTAGACTCTACCTAGCTGGAGAGTTCTCTCATTATGATACAGATAGTGTAAAATCATCTCCAAGGCTATTTAACATGCGTTCTCATATATGTGAGTCAGAGAGACAATTGTATTTTATGAAG ATGTGCAGTTTATCCACCATTGCTCGTGAATATTTGGCTGTACGAACAATTGGCTTCCTCCCTTACAAGGATTTGATATTAAATGCTGTTGGAGAGAATTCCAGTACAGAAGCTGAGCGTTGGAAAATCTCAATATCTCTGAAGGAATATGTTGAAAGTACTTTCAATCAATATCAGCGTGAGGCTATAATA GCAGGTCTATCGCCAAAAGCATTTGTCCTTATACAG GGTCCCCCTGGGACTGGGAAAACTCAAACCATACTTGGGCTTCTAAGTACCATTTTGCATTCAAGTCCAACAAGGGTGCAGTCGAa GAACGGGATGCTCGAGCTAAAGCGGGAGGTGCAGTTACCAATTGAGGAAAA ACGCAAACACTGGGGACTGGCCTCTCCATGGTTGAATAGTGTTAATCCAAGGGATAGTTTGATGCCAAAAGATGGCGATGATGGATTTTTCCCAACTACTGGAAATGAATTA AAACCTGAGGCTGTAACTTCAAGCCGTAAGTATCGGGTACGAATTCTAGTATGCGCTCCATCAAACTCTGCCCTGGATGAGATTGTGTTGCGGGTTCTTAATGGAG GGgtacatgatgaatgtgatcgACCTTACACACCTAACATTGTTCGGATTGGTCTCAAAGCACATCATTCAATCAAGCAAGTCGCCTTGGATGAACTT GTGAAAGGAAAACGGGTCAGTGCCAACAAATCATCTACTGATAAGCAGAGCAATGGTCCTGGGGGAAATAATGATGATAGTGTCCGGGCTGCACTTCTGGATGAAGCCACAATA GTTTTCTCGACTCTCAGTTTTAGTGGTTCGCATATCTTCAGTAAACTAAATCGCAGCTTTGATGTTGTGATTATAGATGAAGCAGCTCAAGCT GTGGAACCTGCGACCCTTGTGCCATTAGCCAATCAATGCAAAAAAGTATTTCTG GTTGGTGATCCTGCACAGCTTCCAGCAACTGTAATTTCAGATGTTGCTAAGAATCATGG ATATGGCACAAGCTTATTTGAAAGATTGATGCAAGCTGGCTATCCAGTTAAAATGTTGAAGACCCAATACCGAATGCATCCTGAG ATAAGAAGCTTCCCTTCTAGCGAATTTTATGAAGATGCATTGGTAGATGGGGATGATGTCAAAATGCGGACACAACGTGAGTGGCATCAGTATCGCTGCTTTGGTCCATTCTGTTTCTTCGATGTACATGAGGGAAAAGAGACTCGGCCATCAGGGAGTGGTTCTTGGATAAATACCGAGGAAGTTGATTTTGTCCTATTCTTGTATCAAAAACTGATAACACGATATCCCACGTTGAAGTCGGGTAACCAAGTTGCAATCATATCACCCTATAGACAACAAGTCAAGCTCTTCCAAAAACGTTTTGAAGAGACTTTTGGAGTGTCATCCCAGGAAATAGTGGATATATGTACGGTTGATGGTTGCCAG ggACGTGAGAAGGATGTTGCAATATTTTCATGTGTGAGGGCAAGCGAAGATAAAGGTATAGGGTTTGTGGAGGACATCCGGCGAATGAATGTTGGGATCACAAGAGCAAAGTCTGCAGTTTTG GTTGTTGGATCTGCCTCAACATTGAGGAGGAGCAAACAATGGAACAAGCTAGTGGAAAGTGCTGAGAAGAGGGATTGTTTCTTCCAA GTTTCGAAACCCTACTCCTCATTCTTCAGCGACGAAAATCTTACATCCATGAAAGCAAAGATAGGGGAACAATCTCAGAATGCTGAAATGCAGGATGTTGAAGTGCCGCATGAAAATGCTGTAGCAGATGCCGATCAAGCACAAGCTGAGGACTATGGAGATGGTGATGGCGATGCTGAAATGGATGATCCAGGTGACGATGATTAG